One genomic region from Nostoc sphaeroides encodes:
- a CDS encoding cupin domain-containing protein: MFIVHSDQVFRVEPNTKPDYRNNNPLLRVMSLIQQAQLAAEREYYLHDTLQYLFPYNYLQLYNPSSPAETNNVDPTTQDDKNDFQKQNIRDFRTTDTHLIRGWIIANNITFPFLRVSYRGGPDSKLSQATNHKLGDTIKLWIKVGAVATSSLITVPYNERSDRYEVEFWGYTGNNLRDLLDSKGRAAIDRGELQIRTDLIHGSLNDFSRDVVANQDMRQIAPTSSMHPILPLHIELCWANFPQTIWDSQNGANYHYEFNMIQRGWDQYLQVGISPNPHGGFGFLEFRNLMSNYFDFKGSGELARQLEWWNLDAFGKKVMEGKRREEFMAVDYMDLHILKPECGIGLHRHRDNQEIFLMMSGRGYMVVGDWCKLPTRERCFEIRTLKSGSLAMLKGGNLHGLMNATDEDISLFMFGGYD, encoded by the coding sequence ATGTTTATCGTCCATTCTGACCAAGTATTTCGTGTTGAGCCAAACACAAAACCAGATTATAGAAATAATAATCCTCTGTTGAGAGTCATGAGTTTAATACAGCAGGCTCAACTGGCTGCGGAACGTGAATACTATCTTCATGACACTTTACAATATCTTTTTCCCTATAATTATTTACAGCTTTATAACCCCAGTAGCCCTGCTGAAACTAATAATGTAGACCCAACAACTCAGGATGATAAGAATGATTTTCAAAAGCAAAATATCCGCGACTTTCGTACCACTGATACTCATTTGATTCGTGGTTGGATTATAGCCAATAATATAACTTTTCCTTTTCTGCGGGTTTCCTATCGAGGTGGCCCCGACTCTAAACTTTCTCAAGCCACCAATCATAAATTAGGCGACACAATTAAGTTGTGGATTAAAGTGGGTGCGGTAGCAACTTCCTCACTAATCACAGTGCCTTATAACGAAAGAAGCGATCGCTATGAGGTAGAATTTTGGGGCTATACAGGTAACAATCTACGTGATTTACTCGATAGCAAAGGTCGAGCAGCAATTGATCGGGGAGAATTGCAAATTCGCACTGATTTAATACATGGTAGCCTCAATGATTTTAGCCGTGATGTGGTTGCCAATCAGGATATGCGCCAAATTGCACCAACAAGTTCGATGCACCCGATTTTACCGCTTCATATAGAGTTATGTTGGGCAAATTTCCCACAAACAATCTGGGATTCTCAAAATGGAGCTAATTATCATTACGAATTCAATATGATCCAGCGAGGCTGGGATCAATATTTACAGGTCGGCATTAGTCCTAACCCACATGGTGGTTTTGGCTTTTTAGAATTTCGTAACCTGATGTCAAACTACTTTGATTTTAAAGGTAGTGGCGAACTTGCAAGACAACTAGAGTGGTGGAATCTGGATGCTTTTGGCAAGAAGGTGATGGAAGGGAAACGGCGAGAGGAATTTATGGCCGTTGACTACATGGATTTGCATATTCTCAAACCAGAATGTGGCATTGGTTTACATCGTCACCGCGATAATCAAGAGATTTTTTTGATGATGTCTGGGCGGGGCTATATGGTTGTCGGAGACTGGTGTAAGTTACCAACACGGGAACGGTGTTTTGAAATTCGTACTTTAAAGTCGGGTAGTTTAGCAATGCTGAAAGGGGGAAATTTACATGGTCTGATGAATGCCACAGATGAAGATATTTCCCTATTTATGTTTGGTGGATACGATTAA
- a CDS encoding cupin domain-containing protein, which produces MADPRFNEIFTRPENDIFHVVFFPDRIYHAQYLNATRSPRYRYNVQEVRGQLDINVLKGEVYLDGKFLCNFLRVEYRASRLIEQARIRNRFVQGELMAYINLLPENLPPVGATIKLRHCPWIDAHQVEIWETLEPPANTDHDVKVLDMMGHQGSITRISAFNPALKNIKQLKRIELSFRENDRDLPFGFTIGNPAWDNNFRRSFQVPNTQTPSSPQNTVDVLNYLIDFQRGWYLQADQTNPVRYLNAMMNDGDPERASENIIEMRWLLQREFGSSVVFFHEVIIPPGKVEGTHQHIGSEELYYIVEGEGIAYMGVGDDPQTETFPTVERNIFGIGFKECKELPVKPGSIIFTKSGGIHGIRNPGTKPLKFVAFLYHSS; this is translated from the coding sequence ATGGCTGACCCTCGATTTAACGAAATTTTTACCCGTCCCGAAAACGACATTTTTCATGTCGTCTTCTTTCCCGATCGCATATATCATGCCCAGTACCTCAATGCAACTCGTAGCCCACGTTACCGATATAATGTTCAAGAAGTTCGAGGTCAACTTGATATTAACGTCCTCAAAGGCGAAGTCTATCTTGATGGCAAATTTTTGTGTAATTTCTTACGAGTAGAGTATCGAGCCAGTCGCTTAATTGAGCAAGCCCGAATCCGTAATCGTTTTGTTCAGGGTGAATTGATGGCTTACATCAATCTTTTGCCAGAAAATTTACCTCCTGTCGGTGCAACTATTAAGCTGAGGCATTGTCCTTGGATTGATGCCCATCAAGTAGAAATTTGGGAAACGCTAGAACCACCTGCCAACACTGACCATGATGTCAAAGTTCTAGACATGATGGGACATCAGGGTTCAATAACAAGAATTTCTGCTTTCAATCCTGCTCTCAAGAATATAAAACAACTCAAGCGCATAGAGTTATCCTTTCGAGAAAATGATCGCGACCTGCCCTTTGGTTTTACGATTGGCAATCCGGCTTGGGACAACAACTTCCGCCGCTCATTCCAAGTTCCCAATACACAAACGCCCAGTTCCCCACAAAATACAGTTGATGTCCTCAATTATTTAATTGATTTCCAGAGGGGATGGTATCTCCAGGCAGATCAGACTAACCCAGTCCGATACCTCAACGCCATGATGAACGATGGCGATCCAGAACGAGCTAGTGAAAACATTATAGAAATGCGCTGGCTTTTGCAGCGTGAATTTGGTAGCTCAGTGGTCTTTTTCCATGAAGTCATTATTCCACCTGGTAAGGTGGAAGGTACTCATCAGCATATTGGCTCAGAAGAACTCTATTACATAGTAGAGGGTGAAGGCATTGCTTATATGGGAGTGGGGGATGACCCACAGACTGAGACATTTCCCACAGTCGAACGCAACATCTTTGGTATTGGTTTCAAGGAATGTAAAGAACTACCCGTAAAACCTGGCAGTATTATTTTTACAAAGAGTGGAGGTATCCACGGCATTCGTAACCCTGGTACTAAGCCTTTGAAGTTCGTTGCTTTTCTTTACCACAGTAGTTAA
- a CDS encoding GMC oxidoreductase, translated as MGVFSRTLSIQLATISRSTFGYKPRLSGLNKQQKYQYALLKQLRSQPLMATGYLLTTIGHDFMSDFDVIIIGSGAGGAPIANRIAKKGKSVLILEKGPLFRPQYQTKDGLSDFKRDELFSTGTEKRLQISQVANNNGEYYSSHVEPDINDEPHIYREKDGSDRATIEGYTAQVVGGGTQLYGAVHLRFTAVDLKLQSFNAGRTDIKADPNGDIEREARDWPISYEDLEPYYCEVEELVGINGSAENQLKPFSKNFLQTPLSPNPISEFAHKGMVQLGQNYTNQGKTIQPYRTPLAVITQDHAPSGRKIPQNPETIKTSYVNRYGDPLGLKSSTWVSLLSPIENLPNFQIWTNCVVTHLDCEGSRVHRLYYRDPAGREKTLTVKPGAIVIVACSAIESIRLLKLSAAANPEFDRRIHQNDLLGKYFLTHCFGGAETIVVGDQQQYPPLKFDKSVSLDSDWAIDYTSSEAFLKENGLWAGAAIYNNTSDQALPISLGRTHGSQDLDTFWKAFDSGYWGSITGQNNPRFLHGQGMVDFFNENFGTRLSVSFMANQVPLKSNRIELHPTVKDKWNRPVAYILKDWHSHDKYLMDVMAKQCEEILRLGGANPDRDAIEEGGIYLAENALTRIANHILGGARFGSDRNDSVLDINCRAWDFDNLYVTDGSFMPTSGGANPTHTIEANAFRIADHLLARI; from the coding sequence ACATGATTTTATGAGTGATTTTGATGTGATCATTATTGGTAGTGGTGCTGGAGGAGCGCCAATTGCCAATAGAATAGCCAAAAAAGGAAAATCAGTTTTAATTTTAGAAAAAGGGCCTCTGTTTCGTCCTCAATATCAAACTAAAGATGGGCTGAGTGATTTCAAACGAGATGAGTTATTCTCCACAGGGACAGAAAAGCGGTTGCAAATCTCTCAAGTAGCTAACAACAATGGGGAATATTATTCTAGTCACGTAGAGCCGGATATTAATGATGAACCGCATATTTATAGGGAAAAAGATGGTAGCGATCGCGCCACTATTGAAGGATATACAGCACAAGTTGTAGGTGGCGGAACTCAGCTTTATGGAGCAGTTCACCTGCGCTTTACAGCAGTAGATTTGAAGTTGCAAAGCTTCAATGCTGGCCGTACTGATATTAAAGCCGATCCCAACGGTGATATTGAACGCGAAGCTCGTGACTGGCCCATTTCTTACGAAGACTTAGAACCTTATTACTGCGAAGTTGAAGAGTTAGTAGGAATCAATGGAAGCGCCGAAAATCAGTTAAAGCCATTTAGCAAAAACTTTTTACAAACACCACTCTCACCCAATCCCATTAGTGAATTTGCGCATAAGGGGATGGTGCAACTGGGTCAAAACTATACTAATCAAGGCAAAACCATTCAGCCTTACCGCACTCCTCTAGCCGTCATCACTCAGGATCATGCACCCAGTGGGCGGAAAATACCACAAAACCCAGAAACGATTAAGACCAGTTATGTTAATCGTTATGGCGATCCTTTAGGGTTGAAATCTAGTACATGGGTTTCTCTGCTGAGTCCAATTGAAAATTTACCTAATTTCCAAATATGGACTAACTGTGTTGTCACTCATCTTGACTGTGAAGGGAGTCGAGTTCATCGCCTCTATTACAGAGATCCGGCGGGACGAGAAAAAACTCTAACAGTTAAACCAGGAGCTATTGTCATAGTTGCTTGTTCGGCTATCGAGTCTATACGATTATTAAAACTTTCGGCGGCGGCTAATCCAGAGTTTGATCGGCGTATTCACCAAAATGACTTGCTGGGCAAGTATTTCCTCACACACTGCTTTGGCGGAGCAGAGACTATTGTTGTTGGCGATCAGCAGCAATATCCACCATTAAAGTTTGATAAATCTGTGAGCCTGGATAGTGATTGGGCGATTGACTACACCTCTAGTGAAGCGTTCCTTAAAGAGAACGGACTATGGGCTGGAGCAGCAATCTACAACAATACTTCTGATCAAGCCTTGCCCATTTCCTTAGGACGTACTCATGGGAGTCAAGACCTTGATACTTTCTGGAAAGCTTTTGATTCAGGTTATTGGGGTTCGATAACTGGTCAAAACAATCCCCGTTTTCTGCATGGACAGGGCATGGTGGATTTCTTTAATGAAAACTTTGGCACTCGCTTATCCGTCAGTTTTATGGCTAATCAAGTTCCTCTCAAGAGCAACCGTATCGAGTTACATCCAACAGTTAAAGATAAGTGGAATCGCCCTGTGGCTTACATTCTTAAAGACTGGCATAGTCACGATAAATACTTAATGGATGTAATGGCAAAACAGTGTGAAGAAATACTGCGTTTAGGAGGGGCAAACCCAGATAGAGACGCAATAGAAGAGGGGGGTATTTATTTAGCTGAAAACGCATTAACTCGTATTGCTAATCACATCTTGGGTGGAGCGAGGTTTGGCAGCGATCGCAATGATTCTGTGCTGGATATCAACTGCCGTGCCTGGGACTTCGATAATCTTTACGTAACAGATGGTTCTTTTATGCCCACCTCTGGTGGTGCTAATCCCACTCATACGATTGAAGCTAACGCATTTCGTATTGCTGACCACTTATTGGCAAGAATTTAA